A window of Falco rusticolus isolate bFalRus1 chromosome 18, bFalRus1.pri, whole genome shotgun sequence genomic DNA:
TGCTAAAGATactgctggaggggagcaggatTAGGGATAGCCTGGAAACCAATCCCTTAACTGACTTAACGCGCAGCTTGTTAAATTCTACCTCTGTTCTGCAGGAGAAGAGAGCAGCACTTACATTATGTGTACTACCACGCCCATTCCAGAGATGGCATCTCTGTCCACTGCATTCAGCATGGCCTGCGAGATCGTTTCGAAGAGATGATCGGGTTCCTGAGGAACAGAAGCCATTTTAGTTGGTGTAAAAACTGAATCTTGAGTCATCGGATGTCATTCAAACCCCAAAGTATCATCCAAAACGCTGCAAGTTACAAGCTACagcctctttcttctcctgagcTCCTTTGGGAAGTACCAGAGGACAAGAGCTTTTCATCCAACCTGCGTCTCTCAGGTCCTGCGGTTcacagcaggaggctggatCCAAGACTCAGCCTGGCCACCCCACTCACCATGTCGGGCTCCCAGAGGGACTCGCACATGCCGTACATCTGCTCGGAGCAGGTGCCGCTGACCACAAAGTCATCGGTTATCATGGGACAGCCGATCAGGTCTAGGGAGCAGATGAAAGGTTCGTGTGTTACGGGGTCCAGCCCGGCAATGACTGGCTCTGTGTAGTAAGGTCCAAACCTGTGAAGAACAACACGGTATagagcagcccagccccacctcGCTGCAGTTCCACATCCCATCTAAACATCCATGCCAGGGAAACATCCCACAGATGCTTCTGGTGGGGGGACCTTTCAGGCCGACCTAAAAGCACCCTGCAATGGGTTTAGCGTGGCAAACTGAACAAACTTGTATTGCTACGGGGTTATTTTAACAAGACTCAGCATTCTTTTGCAAGGAAGTTGAAGGTAACATTGTTGCTAGGTTAAAGTCTCCTTTTGCCACGCCACAAGCAGTCGTTACAGGAGCCCTCCTCAGCCTCCCACCTCTCTAGAATCAGATCAGCTCCAACAACCACAGCCTTCACCGACACGTAAACCGCGACTCCGTTGTTTGACAGTTACCGTCTCTCATAGAGCAGATTGGAAACCATGCTCATAAAAGTCTGAGGTTTGatctgcctgccttccttcaGCTCGTAGAGATTCAGCCTGAACTTCAGTCTCTGGGCACTGCGAGAGATGAGAGTCAGTGTTAAAGCAGAAGCAGGTTCCTTTTCCTTCACCCAGTGTGTTCTACTGCATGCTGACCAGCTCCTGACCCACACCTGAGGCAGGTAGGTATTCCAGATATACTTTTATATCCAGACTCCTTTTATACCTAAAGTCTTAGAGGCGATGTGATCTTAAATCacatgcagttttattttttaaaaaatccccacTGAAGGGAGACCAAGAAAAGGAGTGCTGGCACTCAGCTATTATACCCCCCCTACAAATAGAAACATTTATGCTCAGTATAAGCTGCCACTTAAATCTTTATTGTAAATATGCCTGGAACAGGTTCGGTATAGGCACGCAGGCCAGGAGGGGGTCTCACTTACACCGTCTGCACATCCGTGGCCAGTCCCGCCAGTCCAATATACAACCTTTCTCCCATAGGGAAAATCTTCTGGAAGTCTGTGGTCACCATCTGCGCTTGGATGCCAAACCGCCGGTCCGCAGCGATGGCCACGCAGTTCTTCCCCTTCATGGCCATGACGGCCCCGCCGTTATAGGACATAATAGACTGGaacagagaagggcagcaggtACGGCC
This region includes:
- the PSMB3 gene encoding proteasome subunit beta type-3, with translation MSIMSYNGGAVMAMKGKNCVAIAADRRFGIQAQMVTTDFQKIFPMGERLYIGLAGLATDVQTVAQRLKFRLNLYELKEGRQIKPQTFMSMVSNLLYERRFGPYYTEPVIAGLDPVTHEPFICSLDLIGCPMITDDFVVSGTCSEQMYGMCESLWEPDMEPDHLFETISQAMLNAVDRDAISGMGVVVHIIEKDKITTRTLKARMD